From the genome of Adlercreutzia equolifaciens DSM 19450:
CGCTTGGCCTCGGCGAGGGCCGCAGACAGGTCGAGGTGCGCGCAGTAGTGCCTGTCGGCGTCGGTGGCGAACTTCGGGGCGGCGGCGCGGATGGCCTCGCGGTCGCGCACCGCCGTGGCGATCATGTCGCCCAGCGCGGATACGGCCTTGGTCTCGGCCCACTTGCGGCCCGTGAGCGCCGGCTCCCGCTCGATGAACCGCTCGAGCGGGATGGCCTCCATGAGGTCGGGGGCCTGGGCCTCGTACTCGGCGCGCAGGGCCTTGACGCGGGCGGCGCGGAACTCCTCGTCCATGCGGTCGAGGATGCCGTCGATGGCAGCCACCTGCTCCTCGATGACCTGCTTCACCTCGTCGCACTGGCGCTTGAAATCTTCCTTGGGCGCGTCGTAGGCGCGGAAGGCGTCCTTTCGGGCCTGCTCGATGGCGGCGATCTTGGAGTTCAGGTCGGCTCGGATCTTCTTGGCGGCCTTGCGGTCTTCGTCGGTGACGATCTGAAGCGACTCGAACCGGCTCACGTAGGCGCGCGCCGCCGTCTTCATGGCGGCGAAGTCGGCCGTGAGGCCGCCGGAGGTAGCGCCCATCTCGATGACGGCGAGCGCGCTCACTCCTGGAACAGGCTCTGCTGCGCCATCCGGCACAGCTCGGACTTCTTGGGTCTCTTGCATTTGTCCCCCTTTCTGCGGGGCTTTCCGTAGTCGATGTTGGCGGTGCAGTCCCCGGCATCGGCGAGGCGCACGGCCTCGGCGTAGCTGCGGGCCGGGAACGGGTAGGGCTCGCCCATGGCCTCCTCCCACTTGGCGGGGAGGTCGAGGTCGTCTATGGGCGAGCGGTTGCAGCCGATGACGCGCGTGAAGCCGGGGCGCATCATGGCCATGTAGCGAGCGATCACGCTCCACAGCTCGTGGGAGAAGCGGAACTCGCGGTCGTTGGTTATGCGAAGCCCGCTCTGGCGGGCCAGCGTGTAGATGGCGTCGCGGCCCACCCATGTGGAGCCGCGCGCCACCTCGGAGTGCACGATGTGCATGACGCGGCGGTAGGTGTCGTTGTGCTCGCGTATCCAGAGCAGCCCGTAGTCCAGCAGCTGCTCGGGCGTCTTGCGGCGGCACCTCATGGCGCATCGGCCGCCTGGGCGGCGGCGTACCCGTCGCTCCACCCCGCAGAGTGGCCCTCGGCGTAGCCCAGCGAGCGGGCCTGGCCGATGGCCCAGAACATGGCCACCACGACGAGCACGGCGAGGACGGCCATGGCGGTGTCCGACACCGTGGGCTTTGGGCGCTCGCACGGGATGTGGTAGTATTCGCGTGTCTTGGGATCGCTGAAAGTGCCAGGACGGCGCGCCCCCTCTTTGACCGGTCGGGGCGCGATCTTTTTCTTTGGGCCCTCACGCGGCGGCTTTCGGCGCGTCGGGCGCGGATGATCTCGATTGCTCAACTCCTTCGCTCCTCTCTGCGAATCGTCGGAGCGCCGGCGCTACGGCCGACGCGGGATCGTCCTCGGGCACGTGCACGACGGCGGTTCCGAGGCTGCTTGTAAAGACGTGCGTCCCCTTGGGGAACGCGATCTGGTCGGGCGGCGGCATGGGCCTCCCCTCTCGCTTCGTGCGGTCATTCCTTCGGGGTCGCTTTTCCGGCCAGCGTGCCCGAGTCGGCCATTCGGTTGTTAAGGTTCGGACGCCCTTCGGCATCCAGGGGGCGGCACCACTGATCCGCCGCTATTCCCGCAAGGGCGCGCGTCCGAGTGCCTATTTCTTTGCGCGCCCGTGCCGCCCCCTGGATGCCGGCCCCCGCAGGGGCCGGACTTTGTTAGCGGCTAGGCCGCCTCTGCCGCCTCCTCGCGGGCGGCCGTCTCGGCCTCCCATTCCTCGCACAGGGCCCAAAGCTCGGCGAGGAGGCGGAACTCCGCATCGGGGATGTCTTCGAGCATGGGCCGTAACCTCCTTTTCGCTTGTCGGTTGGTAGTTTTCGCTTGACCCATAAGGGCAGTTGCTTGAAATCAATAAGTTCGCCAAAGTAGCGCGACAGTGGTAGAATCACCCGGTTATACAACTACCGCCGCACGAGACAACGCCCTTGACAACTGAATATGGACGCAGCATGAGAAAAGCTCCGAGACATGCAACCGAGAAGGACTTGAAGCGCTTGGAGCGCTCGGATGCTCGCGTCCGTATTTCAGAAAGCATCATTGTTGGCCTGGTGGTAAACGCCTTGTGGCTACTCATCGAAAGGCTCTTCTCGCCTGATTTTCTCGACTTCGCATCTCAGATCATCAATGTTCTTTAGGATCGAGCACCACCCGACGATGCCGAAGATAAGCACCGTCCCATCTCCGATGCCCAGCGTCCTGTTGAGCAAGAAAACGAACAGGGCCAAGGCGACGGCGAATAATAGCGCCGCCCCGATTTTGCCAATACGACGATTCACGCCACACCTCCTTCCTAGGCCGCGTCACCGCAGAGACCGACGGCCTCGTCGATGGAGAAGCCGGTGATGCGGGCCAGCTTCGCGATCTCGCCCAGGCTGAACTCGCGCAGGCCCCGGCGCTTGGCCGAGAACGTCCCGGGGCTCATGCCCATCACGTCGCGGGCGAAGTCGTCCAGGTTGATGCGGTGCACCGCCGTGTAGGCCAGCACCGACTCGTCGATGACGGGGCTGTAGAACTCCCCCGTCTCACCGATTCTTGGCATCCTTATCACCTCCTTTCCGCTTGCTCGCGAGATTCCATCCGGCCAAGATACCGCTACACATCAGGCACATTCCGAACATGAGCGTGAACATATGCGCATCGCCACGGCCCCAAAAGAAGATTTGAAGAGCGAGGAACACGAAGGAGAAGAGCGCCATGAGGCGCTTCAGCGCATCGCCCACGGCCCTACTCCCCCACCGTGAAGAGCGCCGCCTCCAGGGCCGCCAGGATCTCGGTCACGGCGTAGCCGTCGGCGTCGTTGCCAGCGGCCATGAACAGCGCGCGGTCGTAGTCGTAGACGCACGCGCCGTCGGGGGCGCAGACGTTGAGCTTCACCACGCGGGAGCCATTTGGATGCTCAGGGGTGACGATGCCGACCTCGGACGGCAGCAGTTCGGCGATGCCGTAGAAGGCGTATCCGTCGGCGGTCTTGCCATTGAAAATCGTGCTGCCGGTGATGGGCACCTCCTGGACGTCGAAGGACACGCCGCCATCGCCCTCGGCCTCGCCCTCCGCGCCGTAGGCCAGGGCCTCGGCGATGGACTTGACGGCCTCCACGATCTTGGCGATGAGCGCGTCCATGTCGTAGCCGGCGGCCTCGGCGTCGGCCCCGTAGTACTCCACGGCCACATCTGCCACGCGCTCGCCGTTGCGGGTGAGCACCACGCCGTCGCCGCCAAGCGGGGCCTCGCAGTCGGTGTAGCCGTCGAAGGAGATGCTATAGTCGTGGCCCTTCTCGTCGTAGGCGTAGGCCTTGAGGCGTCCGTCCGTGATCATCGTCCATTCCATCGTGAGGCTCCTTCGGTCAAAAACTTTCGTATTTGAAACTATCCGTATTTAACTCTCAGATATGAAAGAAGTCAACCCCTTATTTGACTTATTTCTTTCATATGTGTAAGATTTCAAATATAGAGGAAAGGAGCAGTCGTGAGATTCAACGAAGTTTTTCGCGAACTTGTGTCCCAACGTGGTGTTATGGCCCGCTTGAGCGAGGAAACAGGAATCTCTGCTGGCCTGCTTTCTAACTACAAGAAAGACATAGATCCTTCTCTGACGAACGCTACGAAGATCGCCCGTTTCTTCAATATCTCGTTGGATTACATGGTGGGACTCAAAGACACCCCAGAAATAGAAGGGCACTCCCCCGCCCATGTCATGGAGATAGAGACCGTCCGGCTCGTGGAGGACTTCGAGTCGCTTCCCGAGGAGGGCAGGGGCGCGATCCTCGATCAGGTGGAGTTCCAGAAGATGAAAAGCCAACGCGCCCAATCGGACGTGCAGGATAATCCCATTTCCGGGATCGCTTGATTAAAGACCATGAGAAGAAGATTGTACAAACCTGTTTCGCAAGAAGCCGAGCAATCAGGGGCGGGAAGAACATACTCTGTCATCATGTCGTTTTTCATTGTTCTAAGCCTAGTTCCTCTCTGCTTTCATGAGGATTCTCCTGTATTCTCGGTGATCGAATACGTCTGCGTCTCGGCATTCATCGTTGACTATGCGATCAGATGGGCGACTGCTGACTACAATCTCAAAAGAGGTGTTGCATCGTTCGTCATCTACCCGTTTACGCCCATGGCCATCATCGATCTGCTGACGATACTCCCCTGCTTCATCGCCCTGAACCCATCATTCAAGGCGTTAAGGATACTGAGGCTCCTTCGCGCTCTCAGCGCATTGAAGCTGATACGATACTCGAAGGGCGTCGATGCCCTTAAGCGCGCGGCAGTCAACCAGAGAGAGCAGCTAGCAGTGGTGGCCGCAATCGCGGCAGCCTATGTCGTGATATGCGCGCTTGTCATGTTCAACGTGGAACCCGACACATTCCCCACGTTCTTCTCGGCCCTGTACTGGGCCGTGGTGAGCCTCACAACGGTGGGGTACGGAGACTTATACCCGACGAGCGATATAGGAAGGGGGCTTGCCATGGTTTCGTCAATCGTCGGCATCGCCATTGTGGCAATGCCGTCAGGAATCATCACCGCAGGACTTATCGACGAGCTGGACAAACAGAAAGCGAAGTAATAAAGCCCCGCGCATAAGGGCTGCAACCCTGCGCGAGGCTCAAGCAAAAACTACCAACCGACAAGCGGAAGGCCGTCGGCAGGCAAGGAGAATTGTAACATGGCACAGCATCTAAGGGCAGTCATCTACGCGCGGTTCTCGTGCGACAAGCAGCGCGACGCGTCCATAGACGACCAGGTGGAGGCCTGCACGGGCTACTGCGAGCACATGGGCTACGAGATCGCGGGCGTCTATCCCGACTACGCGCTCTCGGGCCGCAGCGACGACCGCCCCCAGTTCCTCCGCATGGTGGACGACGCCAAGAAGGGCCTGTTCGACGTCGTCGTGGTCTGGAAGATAGACCGCTTCGCCCGCAACATGATGGATCAGTTCCACTACGAGCGCGAGCTGTCGCTCTCCGGCGTCACGCTTGAGTCCTGCAAGGAGAACATAGCCGGCAACACCATAGAGGCCGACATGAACAAGGGGATGCTGGCGCTGTTCGCCCAGATACGCTCCCAGCAGTCGGCGGTGGACACCGTGCGCGGGATGCTC
Proteins encoded in this window:
- a CDS encoding helix-turn-helix domain-containing protein, coding for MRFNEVFRELVSQRGVMARLSEETGISAGLLSNYKKDIDPSLTNATKIARFFNISLDYMVGLKDTPEIEGHSPAHVMEIETVRLVEDFESLPEEGRGAILDQVEFQKMKSQRAQSDVQDNPISGIA
- a CDS encoding potassium channel family protein — protein: MRRRLYKPVSQEAEQSGAGRTYSVIMSFFIVLSLVPLCFHEDSPVFSVIEYVCVSAFIVDYAIRWATADYNLKRGVASFVIYPFTPMAIIDLLTILPCFIALNPSFKALRILRLLRALSALKLIRYSKGVDALKRAAVNQREQLAVVAAIAAAYVVICALVMFNVEPDTFPTFFSALYWAVVSLTTVGYGDLYPTSDIGRGLAMVSSIVGIAIVAMPSGIITAGLIDELDKQKAK
- a CDS encoding DUF1351 domain-containing protein, with product MQETQEVRAVPDGAAEPVPGVSALAVIEMGATSGGLTADFAAMKTAARAYVSRFESLQIVTDEDRKAAKKIRADLNSKIAAIEQARKDAFRAYDAPKEDFKRQCDEVKQVIEEQVAAIDGILDRMDEEFRAARVKALRAEYEAQAPDLMEAIPLERFIEREPALTGRKWAETKAVSALGDMIATAVRDREAIRAAAPKFATDADRHYCAHLDLSAALAEAKRLSDEVEARERHAEQMQREAEERVARAMAQAKAAEAAAASPAAAPRARAGRRERVQEWEFRFRATKAQATMIAEYAKSLGIVSEGVKGVA